Proteins encoded in a region of the Mucilaginibacter sabulilitoris genome:
- a CDS encoding DUF4238 domain-containing protein — protein sequence MIYTFAMPLSNRHHYIPQFILKGFANSDGKLAVYDRKTKRLWKNPASTKQVFFEYGRNTFDIKGNTTDFIEGLYQYVDDNFATVYQRLTSGDGFRNPSTEDMIQLGMFTGLLYWRVPNTDAENAEYVKSSDLEKLRIKICDKSTGAAAPADVSQQIKNEPAFIEAYRMGRPLMDMLRAAEKFDPGSWHISQSANGQGKSLIGDNPLILLNGGLGNIFKEHLIMPLSSNHSVQHLPGSRLNQIQPKMMITIDLLTFLQAELYVCGNDPGYLMAIASMAAPLEEKPHLVAVIQAKLFAELLNDNNIS from the coding sequence ATGATTTACACGTTCGCCATGCCTTTATCTAACCGTCATCATTATATTCCCCAATTCATACTTAAAGGCTTTGCCAATAGTGATGGAAAGCTGGCCGTTTATGACCGCAAAACAAAACGGCTTTGGAAAAACCCGGCAAGCACTAAGCAGGTATTCTTTGAATACGGCCGGAACACCTTCGACATTAAAGGCAATACGACGGACTTCATTGAGGGCCTTTATCAGTATGTGGATGATAATTTCGCCACCGTTTATCAAAGGCTCACTTCCGGCGATGGTTTTCGGAACCCCTCGACGGAAGATATGATACAGTTGGGTATGTTCACCGGACTATTGTATTGGCGCGTCCCCAATACCGATGCGGAAAATGCCGAATATGTGAAATCCAGTGATCTTGAAAAATTAAGGATAAAGATCTGCGATAAAAGCACCGGGGCAGCAGCGCCAGCTGATGTCAGTCAACAGATCAAAAATGAGCCCGCATTTATAGAAGCGTACCGAATGGGACGCCCGTTAATGGATATGCTACGGGCAGCCGAGAAGTTCGACCCCGGTAGTTGGCACATCAGTCAGTCGGCAAACGGTCAGGGCAAATCATTGATCGGCGATAACCCGCTGATTTTATTAAATGGCGGTTTAGGTAATATTTTCAAGGAACATCTGATCATGCCTTTAAGCAGTAACCATAGTGTGCAACATTTGCCTGGTTCGCGTCTTAACCAGATACAGCCAAAAATGATGATTACTATTGACCTGCTGACCTTTTTACAGGCGGAATTATATGTGTGCGGGAATGATCCGGGATATCTGATGGCTATCGCATCAATGGCAGCTCCTTTAGAGGAAAAGCCTCATCTAGTCGCAGTCATCCAGGCAAAGCTTTTTGCCGAACTATTAAATGATAACAATATTTCATGA
- a CDS encoding DUF4365 domain-containing protein has product MKSKKGTPSAEEYKKKEAQRTGNRIFGEMISEISRSNPDLYWRFRPGEDQDDKGIDYEHELEDRPTGDSLLIFKTQNKGTDNKVKRLVSTANKGFISFPIQVRHVWYYRRQINIGLLLIVVENNSKSIFWHSVQLDDGLDDLAAAAEKEGKKSITLYIDPCNQLTVTNFARFMSDLKSSTQVQQYRHQQFLRHPVLDSGQPVIDRSKHLLDQVYDLIQILFKEVRFYPVDLLIKNYPLKKQATYFCYYHTFNLETDHEELVELFQAGDVAEDGTVIFNDPAKVSGVTDAAIKFQTVYEQLFGNYIYVIRTRRKEVALKATHSKVCDCCMCRYRRFDISGAIAALKEPASNVREKLKMGYLSYQLRNMLDAAKFFLDAYEDALKEKSGISAVICVFNLMKLKKFIKEHYWEGNEHTDILEKIKKLDLKQTVERFKNPENQALLNWITENKFFTNAAEEGLNVAHKIRNHYYSQLSGGRQSNQQARDMISIYAELDTFLFGNYIIYDEFLEFEDVTILFVDAMYLSYAMNSEQPGRLIHFNDWLIHRLLFNAKPETLRERFSFYHLKEIDYQQLDGSTSFVQMLGNLFTLNQQLPADFKNYSDGRIQDFTRKYHRYQNNALVLAAQLKLSDADVNQIMKWVIEFLDGDQHLGFDGITALQYLIDRKSAQIEAAFFSKLLEMTVTIPDLRSEDLIYLLTGCIEKFNVRFTLPKPLFKQLYADTFQPEDQQRQSRENVITYYYKFLSTTEQRKVKAAIEKSLQKQFVIQDYYMAAIMDILPFAGDFYEQFKQLAVPKFPDPRVSGLFGQNQNRSTYTDMFINLCFKKGFDLSNGEFDVLRGANNYYDWLTNLSGFNYELFEPAWLKVYRTKYYFEQFKKQRMIRLKLAAYLKTNYDISLERIFFTLYDE; this is encoded by the coding sequence ATGAAAAGCAAAAAAGGTACCCCCTCGGCAGAGGAATATAAAAAGAAAGAAGCCCAAAGAACCGGGAACAGGATTTTTGGCGAGATGATTTCGGAGATCAGCCGCAGCAATCCTGATCTGTATTGGCGGTTCCGCCCCGGCGAAGACCAGGACGATAAGGGGATAGATTATGAGCACGAATTAGAAGACCGCCCGACTGGTGATTCATTGCTTATATTTAAGACACAGAATAAGGGTACTGACAATAAAGTAAAAAGGTTGGTAAGCACCGCAAATAAAGGCTTCATTAGTTTTCCGATACAGGTACGCCATGTTTGGTATTACCGCAGGCAGATCAACATCGGCTTGTTATTGATCGTTGTCGAAAATAACTCCAAATCAATTTTTTGGCATTCGGTTCAACTGGACGATGGATTGGACGACCTGGCAGCAGCTGCTGAAAAGGAAGGGAAAAAATCCATCACGCTTTATATTGATCCCTGTAACCAATTGACGGTAACCAACTTTGCCCGCTTTATGTCCGACCTCAAATCGTCGACGCAGGTTCAGCAATACCGCCATCAGCAGTTCTTGCGCCACCCGGTCTTAGATAGCGGCCAGCCCGTGATTGACCGCAGCAAGCACTTACTGGACCAGGTATATGACTTAATTCAGATCTTATTTAAGGAAGTGAGGTTTTACCCGGTTGATCTGCTGATTAAAAACTACCCCCTGAAAAAACAGGCTACTTATTTTTGCTATTATCATACTTTTAACCTCGAAACTGACCATGAAGAATTAGTCGAACTATTCCAGGCTGGCGATGTAGCAGAAGATGGTACGGTAATATTCAATGATCCTGCTAAAGTCTCCGGCGTAACCGATGCCGCCATTAAATTCCAGACGGTTTATGAGCAGTTATTCGGGAATTACATTTACGTCATCCGCACGCGAAGGAAAGAGGTAGCGTTAAAGGCCACACATTCAAAAGTTTGCGATTGCTGTATGTGCCGTTACCGCCGCTTTGACATATCCGGTGCAATCGCAGCATTAAAAGAACCGGCATCCAATGTCCGGGAAAAGCTGAAAATGGGCTACCTCAGCTATCAGTTGCGCAACATGCTCGATGCTGCAAAATTCTTTCTGGACGCTTACGAGGATGCCTTAAAAGAGAAATCAGGTATTTCGGCCGTTATCTGCGTGTTCAACCTGATGAAGCTTAAGAAATTTATAAAAGAACATTATTGGGAAGGTAATGAACACACCGACATACTGGAAAAGATCAAAAAACTCGACCTTAAACAAACGGTCGAACGTTTTAAAAATCCGGAAAATCAAGCTTTACTAAATTGGATAACTGAAAATAAATTCTTCACCAATGCAGCGGAAGAAGGTCTGAACGTAGCGCACAAGATCAGGAACCATTATTATAGTCAACTGTCAGGGGGCAGGCAAAGCAACCAGCAAGCGAGGGACATGATCAGCATATACGCGGAACTGGATACCTTTCTGTTTGGAAACTATATCATTTACGACGAGTTTCTGGAATTTGAGGATGTTACGATCCTGTTTGTTGATGCCATGTATCTTTCCTATGCGATGAATTCGGAACAGCCGGGAAGGCTCATTCATTTCAATGATTGGTTGATTCATCGCCTCTTATTTAACGCCAAACCCGAAACGCTCAGGGAGCGATTCTCCTTTTACCACCTGAAAGAAATCGACTATCAGCAATTGGACGGTTCCACTTCATTCGTTCAAATGCTCGGCAATTTATTCACGCTAAACCAACAGCTACCAGCGGATTTTAAGAATTACTCTGACGGACGTATCCAGGACTTCACGCGTAAATACCATCGCTACCAGAATAATGCGCTGGTCTTGGCTGCTCAACTGAAATTATCAGATGCCGACGTCAATCAAATCATGAAGTGGGTAATCGAGTTCCTTGACGGGGACCAGCACTTAGGTTTCGACGGAATAACTGCTTTGCAATACTTAATAGACCGAAAATCCGCACAGATTGAAGCCGCTTTCTTCTCGAAATTACTGGAAATGACGGTCACTATACCGGATCTAAGATCAGAAGACCTCATCTATTTGCTTACAGGTTGTATAGAAAAGTTCAATGTGCGGTTTACACTGCCAAAGCCTCTATTTAAGCAATTATATGCGGACACATTCCAACCGGAAGATCAACAGCGGCAAAGCAGGGAGAATGTAATCACCTACTATTATAAATTTCTGAGTACGACAGAACAACGCAAAGTAAAGGCTGCCATCGAAAAGTCATTGCAAAAACAATTTGTAATACAGGATTATTATATGGCAGCAATTATGGACATCCTGCCTTTTGCAGGTGACTTTTATGAGCAGTTTAAGCAGCTTGCCGTTCCTAAATTTCCCGATCCTCGTGTGAGTGGGCTATTCGGACAAAATCAAAACCGTTCCACCTATACCGATATGTTCATCAATTTGTGTTTCAAAAAAGGATTCGACCTTTCCAATGGTGAATTTGATGTGCTTAGGGGAGCAAACAATTATTATGACTGGCTTACCAACCTTTCGGGCTTCAATTACGAGCTTTTTGAACCCGCCTGGTTAAAGGTTTACCGTACTAAGTATTATTTCGAACAGTTTAAAAAACAAAGAATGATCAGGTTAAAGTTGGCGGCCTATCTTAAAACGAATTACGATATAAGTCTCGAGCGTATATTTTTCACATTATATGATGAATAG